The following coding sequences lie in one Rutidosis leptorrhynchoides isolate AG116_Rl617_1_P2 chromosome 4, CSIRO_AGI_Rlap_v1, whole genome shotgun sequence genomic window:
- the LOC139845634 gene encoding dehydration-responsive element-binding protein 3-like, translating into MTKTNQKNLAKKTDHPVYRGVRMRSWGKWVSEIRQPRKKSRIWLGTFSTPEMAARAHDVAALCIKGNAAILNFPQLKDLLPRPASIDPRDVQAAAAKAATMQEISHVITPLPDINVSGSSGDELGQIIELPSLEGCFDPLELSVVDSMDGMLDTSWEVANIDEFQSNFYELMAKDSSSLHDIIYV; encoded by the coding sequence ATGACAAAAACCAATCAAAAAAATCTAGCAAAGAAAACAGATCATCCGGTTTATCGAGGAGTTCGAATGAGAAGTTGGGGCAAATGGGTATCCGAAATACGACAACCACGTAAAAAATCACGTATCTGGCTAGGCACATTTTCTACACCGGAGATGGCAGCCAGAGCTCATGATGTGGCCGCGCTGTGTATTAAAGGTAACGCGGCTATATTAAATTTTCCTCAACTAAAAGACTTGTTACCACGCCCCGCTTCTATTGATCCACGTGACGTTCAAGCTGCAGCTGCAAAGGCAGCCACAATGCAAGAAATTAGTCACGTGATCACACCTTTGCCCGATATTAATGTTTCGGGCAGCTCGGGTGATGAGTTGGGTCAAATCATTGAGTTGCCGAGTTTAGAGGGGTGTTTTGACCCTCTCGAGTTGTCGGTGGTTGACTCGATGGATGGAATGCTGGATACGTCATGGGAGGTTGCTAATATCGATGAATTTCAGAGCAACTTTTACGAGTTAATGGCGAAAGATTCGAGCTCTCTACATGATATTATTTATGTATGA